In the Polyangiaceae bacterium genome, one interval contains:
- a CDS encoding ATP-dependent Clp protease ATP-binding subunit: MSRRVEPELVDLRKLAQSLAEERKEKFTSAHLLAAITCSPSPARELLAERRIVTEDVLRVARGTNGDVDDAVRCMVQKARGIATRMGADETRAIHLLVALVGERRSRSFRTLEALGIDVGRLRTAAMNLGLGISVPRRSVSQIVEKERPKQAVALSCHPVRPASASPIRPTNASTVRPIGVPPAPKAVKAELVPDPTCPMALAKRETTSSKGKKAALPPAPVPPASERPAARSPLPAAPVSRGPSRAAAAAVDAAKHFALDPARYPTLCSLGVNLTELCARGELEPVVGREREVEQILDVLAKRRENSPLLVGMPGVGKTSVVRALANYVVSRRSDSPLDDRIVIEIPTSDLIAGTGVRGALATRLGAVRKEVEQAGGRVVLFFDEIHRLFGEAAEEIAGDLKLGLQRGQLPCIGTTTPDELRRVLEADPALSRRFTLVEVDEPNREDAFLILEALSGGLASHHGVGYANEALAMAVAWSLRYLPGRALPDKAVQIIDLAGARARRRNAVSVEPELIAEVVAESADMPVERLLESDADRLLTLEDIVAGRVVGHGDAVGRIASILRRNAAGMGARRPIGTFLLLGPTGVGKTEMAKAVAEVLFHSETAMTRLDLSEYSEAHAVARLIGAPPGYVGHEAGGLLTEAVRRRPYQVLLLDEIEKAHSDVLEAFLGVFDEGRMTDGRGRTVDFTNTVIFMTSNIGAGEFAAQRRPVGFGAAEQSDAPDVEKRMIAAARAALTPELYNRIDEVLCFTPLARAEVLEIARRLLAQLDRALEQRRGVRVEADEAALAYLLDNGGFEPSLGARPLKRTLARLVEAPLADKILRGELSRGSVALISVNESGLAFDVIDPDITDSDATAAE; encoded by the coding sequence ATGAGTCGACGCGTGGAACCAGAATTGGTCGATCTACGGAAGCTGGCCCAATCCCTCGCCGAAGAGCGCAAAGAGAAGTTCACCAGCGCACACCTGCTGGCGGCCATCACGTGTTCGCCGAGTCCTGCCCGCGAGCTCCTCGCCGAGCGGCGCATCGTGACCGAGGACGTCCTGCGAGTGGCTCGCGGCACCAACGGAGACGTGGACGACGCCGTGCGCTGCATGGTGCAGAAGGCTCGTGGCATTGCCACGCGCATGGGCGCCGACGAGACGCGGGCGATCCACCTACTGGTCGCGCTCGTTGGCGAGCGCCGCTCACGCTCCTTTCGCACCCTGGAAGCCCTTGGCATCGACGTCGGTCGATTGCGCACCGCCGCAATGAACCTTGGGCTCGGCATTTCGGTGCCTCGGCGCAGCGTGTCGCAGATCGTCGAGAAGGAGCGACCGAAGCAGGCGGTTGCTCTGAGCTGTCATCCGGTTCGTCCGGCTAGCGCTTCGCCGATTCGTCCGACAAATGCGTCTACGGTTCGTCCCATTGGCGTGCCCCCCGCTCCCAAGGCCGTCAAAGCGGAGCTGGTCCCGGATCCGACCTGTCCGATGGCGCTCGCGAAGCGTGAAACGACGAGCAGCAAGGGGAAGAAGGCAGCGCTGCCCCCGGCGCCAGTGCCTCCCGCATCCGAGCGACCCGCAGCGAGAAGCCCGTTGCCCGCGGCTCCGGTCTCCCGCGGCCCGTCACGAGCTGCGGCTGCTGCCGTCGATGCAGCGAAGCACTTCGCCCTCGACCCAGCGCGCTACCCGACCCTGTGCAGCTTGGGCGTCAACCTCACCGAACTCTGCGCGCGAGGGGAGCTCGAACCCGTGGTGGGACGCGAGCGCGAGGTGGAGCAAATCTTGGACGTCTTGGCGAAGCGGCGCGAGAACAGCCCGCTCCTGGTTGGAATGCCCGGGGTGGGCAAGACCAGCGTCGTGCGCGCATTGGCGAACTACGTGGTGTCGCGTCGTAGCGACAGTCCCCTCGACGACCGTATCGTGATCGAGATCCCGACCAGCGACTTGATCGCTGGGACCGGTGTGCGAGGCGCTCTCGCCACGCGTCTGGGCGCGGTGCGCAAGGAAGTCGAGCAGGCGGGCGGCCGCGTCGTACTGTTCTTCGACGAGATCCATCGCCTCTTCGGTGAGGCTGCCGAAGAGATCGCCGGCGACCTCAAGCTCGGGCTGCAGCGCGGCCAATTGCCCTGCATAGGCACCACCACCCCCGATGAGCTGCGTCGCGTGCTCGAGGCCGATCCTGCCTTGAGTCGGCGCTTCACCCTCGTAGAGGTCGACGAGCCCAATCGCGAAGACGCCTTCCTGATCCTGGAAGCGCTCTCGGGTGGCCTCGCCTCGCACCACGGGGTGGGCTACGCCAACGAGGCCTTGGCCATGGCCGTGGCCTGGTCGCTGCGCTACTTGCCGGGCCGCGCCTTGCCCGACAAGGCCGTGCAGATCATCGATCTGGCGGGGGCGCGCGCGCGGCGACGCAACGCTGTCAGCGTGGAGCCCGAGCTGATCGCCGAGGTCGTGGCGGAGTCCGCGGACATGCCAGTGGAACGCTTGCTCGAGAGCGACGCCGACCGACTGCTGACGCTGGAGGACATCGTGGCCGGACGCGTGGTGGGGCACGGCGACGCAGTCGGCCGCATTGCCTCCATTCTGAGGCGCAATGCCGCAGGCATGGGCGCGCGCAGGCCTATCGGCACGTTCCTGTTGCTGGGGCCGACCGGCGTCGGCAAGACGGAAATGGCCAAGGCGGTGGCGGAGGTGCTGTTCCACTCGGAAACTGCCATGACGCGGCTGGATCTGTCGGAGTACAGCGAGGCGCACGCCGTTGCGCGGCTGATCGGTGCGCCTCCCGGCTACGTGGGCCACGAGGCTGGGGGCCTGCTGACCGAGGCTGTCAGGCGTCGACCCTACCAAGTGCTGCTGCTCGACGAGATCGAGAAGGCGCACAGCGACGTGCTCGAGGCGTTTCTCGGGGTGTTCGACGAAGGTCGCATGACCGACGGTCGGGGACGCACCGTGGACTTCACCAACACGGTGATCTTCATGACCTCGAACATCGGAGCAGGAGAATTCGCCGCGCAGCGTCGCCCCGTGGGCTTCGGTGCGGCTGAGCAGAGCGACGCCCCCGACGTCGAAAAGCGCATGATCGCTGCGGCGCGCGCCGCACTGACCCCCGAACTCTACAACCGCATCGACGAGGTGTTGTGCTTCACGCCCCTGGCGCGAGCCGAAGTGCTGGAAATCGCGCGGCGCCTACTGGCCCAGCTCGATCGCGCGTTGGAGCAGCGTCGCGGCGTGCGCGTCGAGGCGGACGAGGCAGCCCTCGCGTATCTGCTGGACAACGGTGGCTTCGAACCCAGCCTCGGCGCGCGTCCCCTCAAGCGCACCTTGGCACGCCTGGTGGAGGCGCCCTTGGCCGACAAGATCCTGCGGGGCGAGCTCAGCCGCGGCAGCGTTGCGCTCATCAGCGTGAACGAATCCGGGCTGGCTTTCGACGTGATTGATCCGGACATCACGGACAGCGACGCGACCGCGGCGGAGTGA
- a CDS encoding adenylate/guanylate cyclase domain-containing protein, translating into MVEPASQLPPSVASIFAEGASGHYLEQELARSRRELTLKRLRVAGALYAGVHLLFFVSLVGFAGGLVVEELARRALIISISLTFSALTYVPRLERHAEALAEALTLLTTGYLLLFVLEWGVSSGTEGLVLLTVCTGLLFPFTAERMLRIALFTTVGYVAAALWVLKPGEASWLFSGIAYVASAAAIAVVGTRLSHALRREELRARLDLGIQRDNADQLLLNILPRPIIERLKKDKSAIAQSFNEATVLFADIVGFTPLSAKMTPSELVGMLNDIFSKFDALTEQHGLEKIKTIGDAYMVAGGIPTPRGDHVEAVARLALAMRDVVDNFVTPTGARLQIRVGIHTGPVAAGVIGTKKFTYDLWGDTVNLAARMESHGEPGTIQVTERVADALRSQFNFEPRGKLSIKGKGELSAFVLQGTHRKITSLYPEA; encoded by the coding sequence GTGGTGGAGCCCGCGTCTCAGCTGCCGCCCTCGGTGGCGTCGATCTTCGCTGAGGGCGCGAGCGGCCACTACCTGGAGCAGGAGCTGGCGCGCAGCCGGCGAGAGCTGACGCTGAAACGCCTGCGGGTCGCGGGAGCGCTCTACGCTGGCGTCCATCTGCTGTTCTTCGTCTCGCTGGTCGGGTTCGCCGGCGGCCTGGTAGTGGAAGAGCTGGCGCGCCGTGCGCTGATCATCTCGATTTCGCTCACCTTTTCCGCACTGACCTACGTGCCGAGGCTGGAGCGCCACGCCGAAGCGCTGGCGGAGGCGCTGACGCTGCTCACGACCGGCTATCTGCTGCTGTTCGTCTTGGAATGGGGCGTCAGCTCCGGGACCGAGGGGCTGGTGCTGCTGACGGTTTGCACCGGCCTGCTCTTTCCCTTCACGGCCGAGCGGATGCTCCGCATCGCCCTCTTCACGACCGTTGGCTACGTCGCCGCTGCGCTCTGGGTTCTCAAGCCCGGCGAAGCGAGCTGGCTCTTTTCCGGCATCGCCTACGTGGCCAGCGCTGCGGCCATCGCAGTGGTTGGCACCCGCCTCAGCCACGCACTTCGCCGCGAGGAACTGCGCGCTCGCTTGGATCTCGGGATCCAGCGAGACAATGCCGATCAGCTGCTGCTGAACATCCTGCCGCGTCCGATCATCGAGCGGCTGAAGAAGGACAAGAGCGCCATCGCCCAGAGCTTCAACGAAGCCACGGTGCTCTTCGCCGACATCGTGGGTTTCACGCCGCTTAGCGCCAAGATGACCCCCTCGGAACTGGTCGGCATGCTCAACGACATCTTCTCGAAGTTCGATGCCCTGACCGAACAGCACGGTCTCGAGAAGATCAAGACCATCGGCGACGCCTACATGGTTGCCGGCGGGATCCCGACGCCGCGCGGCGACCACGTGGAAGCGGTGGCTCGCCTGGCCCTGGCGATGCGCGATGTCGTGGACAACTTCGTCACGCCCACCGGCGCTCGGCTGCAGATCCGCGTCGGTATCCACACGGGCCCGGTGGCCGCGGGCGTCATCGGCACCAAGAAGTTCACCTACGATCTGTGGGGCGATACCGTGAATCTCGCAGCTCGTATGGAGAGCCACGGCGAACCCGGCACCATCCAGGTCACCGAACGCGTCGCTGACGCTCTGCGCAGTCAGTTCAACTTCGAACCGCGCGGCAAGCTCAGCATCAAAGGCAAAGGCGAACTGTCCGCCTTCGTGCTGCAAGGCACACACCGCAAGATCACGAGCCTCTACCCCGAAGCCTGA
- a CDS encoding L,D-transpeptidase, whose translation MPELPKEQDSEAEPSCLGGLAENFVWIRAVDDDPDVMRRIFMACTLMACACQRKAPAPSDAPPPSLSTTERPTAILYPPPEAPRPRVGVLAPRVYVRQRPSAGSMEIGTLYLSAVVELKSPKPAGHDGCPGGWLSVQPEGYVCQDASVTTAPDQSALFAALSRYGGDYSQPVPHRWVASRQAPVYRHVPTTREQQRTEGGYLKDLAAAREGQRRRAFANADLTLPSAPLPEFLKNGAWSPFSTQHGEPELPLREWIPARSTVAVVAEVTVDARSYYLTQDLGLVPRDRVDLLNPSVFRGLTEEQGLRLPLAFVRYDETPSYRRVDEPQVQPASIGAGPGDGEIHGRVEATGQHFKRLSWVGLTGRVLLRGSRRYLETRHDGLFIEDDQRAAVIQAEPPRGFELAAGEKWIDVSIHRGTLVAYEGRRAVFATLISPGVAGYKRTDDGAFAKHATPTGTFRMEWKHQSTTMSPDPKRKSYYLSEVPWTQFFHMPFALHAAYWHDRFGEPKSGGCVNLSPKDAKWLFDWTEPHLPDGWHGVRSGGARGAGTWVRVR comes from the coding sequence ATGCCCGAACTACCGAAGGAGCAAGATTCCGAAGCGGAGCCCTCTTGCCTGGGCGGGCTCGCCGAAAACTTCGTCTGGATTCGCGCGGTGGACGATGATCCCGACGTGATGCGGCGGATCTTCATGGCGTGCACGCTGATGGCCTGCGCCTGTCAGCGCAAAGCGCCAGCGCCGAGCGACGCGCCGCCACCCTCGCTATCGACGACCGAGCGCCCCACTGCCATCTTGTATCCGCCCCCGGAGGCGCCGCGCCCACGCGTCGGCGTGCTCGCACCTCGCGTCTACGTGCGCCAGCGCCCGAGCGCCGGCAGCATGGAGATCGGCACACTGTACCTGAGCGCCGTCGTGGAGCTGAAGAGCCCGAAGCCTGCGGGCCATGATGGCTGCCCCGGCGGGTGGCTCTCGGTGCAGCCCGAAGGCTACGTGTGCCAGGATGCGAGCGTCACGACCGCGCCCGACCAGAGCGCCCTCTTCGCTGCCCTGTCACGCTACGGCGGCGACTACTCGCAGCCGGTTCCCCATCGCTGGGTCGCGTCGCGTCAAGCGCCTGTGTACCGCCACGTGCCGACGACGCGTGAACAGCAGCGCACCGAAGGCGGCTACCTGAAAGACCTAGCGGCAGCACGGGAAGGCCAGCGGCGGCGCGCCTTCGCCAACGCAGATCTCACCTTGCCGTCGGCGCCGCTTCCGGAGTTTCTGAAGAACGGCGCCTGGTCACCCTTCTCTACCCAGCATGGTGAGCCGGAACTACCGTTGCGCGAGTGGATCCCCGCGCGTTCGACCGTCGCAGTCGTCGCCGAGGTCACCGTCGACGCGCGCAGCTACTATCTGACCCAAGACTTGGGGCTGGTGCCACGCGACCGGGTCGACCTGCTCAACCCTAGCGTGTTCCGAGGACTCACCGAGGAGCAAGGACTGCGCCTTCCCCTCGCCTTCGTGCGCTACGACGAGACGCCGAGCTATCGCCGAGTCGACGAGCCTCAGGTGCAGCCGGCATCGATCGGCGCCGGACCGGGAGACGGTGAAATCCACGGCCGCGTCGAAGCCACGGGACAGCACTTCAAACGCCTGTCCTGGGTTGGGCTCACGGGTCGCGTCCTGCTGCGCGGCTCGCGGCGCTACCTCGAGACACGCCACGACGGGTTGTTCATCGAGGACGACCAGCGCGCGGCGGTGATCCAGGCCGAGCCACCAAGAGGCTTCGAGCTCGCCGCGGGCGAAAAGTGGATCGACGTCAGCATCCATCGCGGCACCCTGGTCGCCTACGAAGGGCGCCGTGCCGTCTTCGCCACGCTGATCTCCCCCGGCGTCGCGGGCTACAAGCGCACCGACGACGGCGCCTTCGCCAAGCACGCGACGCCCACCGGGACCTTCCGCATGGAGTGGAAGCATCAGTCCACCACCATGTCGCCGGATCCCAAGCGCAAGAGCTACTACCTGTCCGAAGTTCCCTGGACGCAGTTCTTCCACATGCCCTTCGCCTTGCACGCGGCGTACTGGCACGATCGCTTCGGTGAGCCCAAGAGCGGCGGCTGCGTCAACCTGTCGCCCAAAGACGCCAAGTGGCTCTTCGACTGGACCGAACCGCACCTACCCGACGGCTGGCACGGCGTCCGCAGCGGCGGCGCACGGGGCGCCGGCACTTGGGTACGCGTGCGCTGA
- a CDS encoding acetyl-CoA hydrolase/transferase C-terminal domain-containing protein → MSLDPNWRSRAVSPRDAVRPVRSGARVFVHGAAATPTALLDGLVERSDLEGVRLYHLHLSGPCRFAEQQYAGRFTPVSLFTGPSLRSAVAEGRADFIPIFLSDIPNLFRSRDVPLDVAFLQLSPPDRHGLCTLGTSVDAARAAADSADILIAEINERMPRTHGHSTVRFDKLTAFTLSNRPLPEAELGAESEVEGRIGEVIAELVEDGSTLQMGIGAIPDAVLARLGEKRDLGIHTEMFSDRVVDLVERGVVTNRFKKVHAGRITTSFVSGTQRVYDFVADNLTVEFHPCDRTNDTGLIRQNPKVVAINSALEVDLSGQICADSIGHRIYSGIGGQMDFIHGAALSAGGKPIIALPSTAAKGTISRIVSTLKVGAGVVTTRGHAHWLVTEYGAVNLHGMTLRERGEALISIAHPDFRAELAKELAALRHFPVSARTP, encoded by the coding sequence ATGTCCCTGGATCCCAATTGGAGATCACGTGCGGTTTCGCCACGCGATGCAGTTCGCCCTGTGAGGAGCGGAGCGCGCGTATTCGTGCACGGCGCTGCAGCGACGCCAACGGCGCTGCTCGATGGCTTGGTAGAGCGCAGCGACCTCGAAGGCGTGCGGCTCTATCACCTGCACCTCTCGGGGCCCTGTCGCTTCGCCGAGCAGCAGTACGCCGGTAGGTTCACACCGGTATCACTCTTCACGGGCCCGAGCTTGCGCAGCGCCGTGGCGGAGGGACGCGCCGACTTCATCCCCATCTTCCTCTCCGACATCCCGAACTTGTTTCGCTCGCGTGACGTCCCCCTCGACGTCGCGTTCCTGCAGCTCTCTCCGCCGGATCGCCACGGCCTGTGCACCCTGGGGACGTCCGTCGACGCCGCGCGCGCTGCGGCAGACTCCGCGGACATTCTGATCGCGGAGATCAACGAGCGCATGCCGCGAACTCATGGGCACTCCACCGTGCGCTTCGACAAGCTGACCGCCTTCACGCTATCCAACCGGCCCTTGCCCGAAGCAGAGCTTGGCGCGGAGAGCGAGGTCGAGGGCCGCATCGGCGAGGTCATTGCCGAGCTGGTGGAAGATGGTTCGACGCTGCAGATGGGCATCGGTGCCATTCCCGACGCGGTGTTGGCGCGCTTGGGCGAAAAGCGGGATCTGGGCATCCACACCGAGATGTTCTCGGATCGCGTGGTGGACTTGGTGGAGCGCGGCGTCGTCACCAATCGCTTCAAGAAGGTCCACGCCGGCCGCATCACCACCAGCTTCGTCAGCGGCACTCAGCGAGTCTACGACTTCGTCGCTGACAACCTCACGGTCGAGTTTCACCCTTGTGATCGCACCAACGACACCGGGCTGATTCGGCAAAACCCGAAGGTGGTCGCCATCAACTCCGCGCTGGAAGTCGACTTGTCGGGGCAAATTTGCGCGGACAGCATCGGCCACCGCATCTACTCGGGGATCGGCGGGCAGATGGACTTCATTCATGGCGCCGCCCTCTCTGCCGGGGGCAAGCCGATCATCGCCCTGCCGTCCACCGCAGCGAAAGGCACGATCTCGCGCATCGTTTCGACGCTCAAGGTCGGCGCAGGTGTGGTGACCACCCGCGGTCATGCTCATTGGCTGGTGACCGAGTACGGCGCCGTCAACCTGCACGGCATGACCCTGCGCGAGCGCGGGGAAGCGCTGATCTCCATTGCGCATCCCGACTTTCGCGCCGAGCTGGCCAAGGAACTCGCAGCGCTGCGCCACTTCCCGGTATCGGCGCGAACTCCGTAG
- a CDS encoding nucleotidyltransferase codes for MASSTSPVVAALADLRTALDELGLRWFVFGAQAAILYGSTRLTADVDVTVELGDLPPRRLVQAAKRRGFAAQIPSPDFIAVTRVIPLVHVTTRLPVDIVLAGPGLEDLFLERANTLRVGGTRIPVASVEDLIVMKVLAGRPKDMEDIDAILSASRELDVAQIRNTLALAESALDQSDLSAAFESRLGRHRLAKRRAKKTTKTTPTTKRATPSKPTAGSNSKLAPAKRSERAKAKRVTKRAGAKGSKR; via the coding sequence ATGGCCTCGTCCACGTCGCCAGTAGTCGCAGCACTCGCTGACTTGCGGACCGCGCTCGACGAGTTGGGGTTACGCTGGTTCGTGTTCGGCGCCCAAGCAGCGATTCTATACGGCTCGACCCGCTTGACCGCCGATGTGGACGTTACGGTCGAACTCGGCGACCTTCCACCCCGGCGCCTGGTTCAGGCGGCGAAACGCCGTGGATTCGCTGCTCAGATCCCGAGCCCTGACTTCATCGCAGTCACGCGCGTGATTCCCCTCGTGCACGTGACGACCCGCCTGCCTGTGGACATCGTGCTTGCTGGCCCGGGGCTGGAGGACCTCTTTCTGGAACGTGCAAATACCCTTCGTGTCGGAGGCACGCGGATCCCGGTTGCGTCGGTGGAGGACCTCATCGTGATGAAAGTCCTCGCAGGTCGCCCGAAGGACATGGAAGACATCGACGCGATCTTATCGGCCAGCCGGGAGTTGGACGTCGCGCAGATTCGGAACACCCTCGCGCTAGCCGAATCTGCGCTAGACCAGAGCGATCTGTCCGCCGCATTCGAGAGCCGCCTCGGCCGCCACCGACTCGCGAAACGCCGCGCCAAGAAGACTACGAAAACAACGCCGACAACCAAGCGCGCGACACCGTCGAAACCCACTGCTGGAAGCAACTCGAAGCTCGCGCCGGCAAAACGGTCAGAACGCGCAAAGGCGAAGCGGGTCACGAAACGCGCGGGCGCCAAGGGATCGAAGCGCTAG
- a CDS encoding formylglycine-generating enzyme family protein, with translation MSAAPAWLALALVGLAGCRDKQELQEAAPSASVLPLAPPGAAPTPRKGMMHVPKGALVAGTPPNRLPRIADEEMPGEQVILGAFYIDVFPFPNEEGAIPRTNVTRDEAEGLCAERGKRLCSELEWERACKGPSNRAYEYGDSYRAERCGTGKPAGLRPSGLLVGCKSDFGVSDMHGGIWEWTSSSWGRGVKRELATLRGGNAPAGELVGRCANAMGRPPETRDNSIGFRCCLGDKNDAEVVLNVVRGKALEYKDRYDRELAAKALAKLPEDARKDVGKDTLKVERVWIWRPIGNEELFLLGGCTGIGRKPACGILVTRVVLDEPHVVGWVSSGHWAPTVHGDTDARDLWLFGGDDLGNFRRVVAYLWGRISIGPKERRVPKPKKKKKKK, from the coding sequence TTGAGCGCTGCACCGGCCTGGTTGGCACTCGCCCTCGTTGGGCTCGCGGGGTGCCGTGACAAGCAGGAACTGCAAGAAGCGGCCCCGAGTGCGTCGGTCTTGCCGCTGGCGCCACCTGGAGCCGCGCCAACTCCCCGTAAGGGCATGATGCACGTGCCGAAGGGCGCGCTCGTGGCGGGCACGCCGCCCAATCGACTACCCCGCATCGCCGACGAAGAAATGCCAGGTGAGCAGGTCATCCTGGGCGCCTTCTACATCGACGTGTTTCCCTTTCCCAACGAAGAAGGCGCCATTCCCCGCACCAACGTCACGCGCGATGAGGCGGAAGGGCTTTGCGCCGAACGTGGCAAACGACTTTGCTCCGAGCTGGAATGGGAGCGCGCGTGCAAGGGTCCCAGCAACCGCGCGTACGAATACGGCGATAGCTACCGAGCCGAGCGCTGCGGCACGGGCAAGCCAGCGGGGCTACGGCCTTCGGGTTTGCTCGTGGGGTGCAAGAGCGACTTCGGCGTCTCCGACATGCACGGGGGCATTTGGGAGTGGACCTCGAGCTCCTGGGGGCGAGGCGTGAAGCGCGAACTCGCGACCCTTCGCGGTGGTAACGCGCCCGCGGGGGAGCTCGTAGGGCGCTGCGCGAACGCGATGGGACGCCCGCCGGAGACGAGAGACAACAGCATCGGATTCCGCTGCTGTTTGGGCGACAAGAACGACGCCGAGGTGGTGCTGAACGTCGTCCGCGGCAAAGCGCTGGAGTACAAAGATCGCTACGACCGTGAGCTCGCCGCCAAGGCCCTGGCGAAACTCCCCGAAGACGCGCGAAAGGACGTTGGCAAGGACACGCTGAAGGTCGAGCGCGTCTGGATCTGGCGTCCGATCGGCAACGAAGAGCTATTCTTGCTCGGCGGTTGCACGGGGATCGGACGCAAGCCGGCCTGCGGCATCCTGGTCACGCGCGTCGTGCTCGACGAGCCGCACGTCGTGGGTTGGGTTTCCAGTGGGCATTGGGCCCCCACGGTTCACGGCGACACGGATGCTCGCGACCTATGGCTCTTCGGTGGCGACGACTTGGGCAACTTTCGCCGCGTCGTGGCCTACTTGTGGGGCCGCATCAGCATCGGTCCGAAAGAGCGCCGCGTCCCCAAGCCAAAGAAGAAGAAGAAAAAGAAGTAG
- a CDS encoding sigma-54 dependent transcriptional regulator, with protein sequence MLPERKQVLVVDDEPNLRRVLSAQLARDGYDVHTAEDGEGALGVLSEHHIDLVITDLRMPRMDGMELLRRALELDESLPVVMITAHGTVDNAVEALKTGAFDYITKPFDQAEVRAIVKKALRTRDLAEAEATRSPAAVIADAKFGIIGKSAPILEIYDIIGRVAATPTTALITGESGTGKELVARALHENSTRKDKPFIKVNCAAIPRDLMESELFGYERGAFTGAVSSKPGRFELASGGTLFLDEIGSIPVEMQVKLLRALQESEFERVGGVKTLRVDVRLVAATNSDLKREIAAGTFREDLFYRLNVVPIRLPSLRERAEDIDLLVKYFVDKFNQRLHKKVRTISDEAAALLRAHSWPGNIRELENVMERAVLFCDGEVITAADLPTEVKDRTAGPPLAEVAHEADAAGEGDGLKERVKAAMSRLERTLIVKALDQTNGNVTHAARILKISRKGLQLKMKELGLRERDEKPE encoded by the coding sequence ATGTTGCCCGAACGAAAACAAGTCTTGGTGGTCGACGACGAGCCCAACCTGCGGCGTGTGCTGTCCGCTCAACTGGCGCGGGACGGTTACGACGTCCATACCGCCGAAGATGGGGAAGGCGCCCTGGGTGTGCTTTCGGAGCACCACATCGACTTGGTGATCACCGATCTGCGCATGCCACGGATGGACGGCATGGAGCTGTTGCGGCGGGCGCTGGAGCTGGACGAGTCGCTGCCGGTGGTGATGATCACGGCTCACGGCACCGTCGACAACGCCGTGGAGGCGCTGAAGACCGGCGCTTTCGACTACATCACCAAGCCCTTCGATCAGGCCGAAGTGCGCGCCATCGTCAAGAAGGCGCTGCGCACGCGGGATCTCGCCGAAGCGGAAGCCACACGCAGCCCCGCCGCGGTCATCGCCGACGCCAAGTTCGGCATCATCGGCAAGAGCGCACCCATCTTGGAGATCTACGACATCATCGGACGCGTGGCGGCGACGCCCACCACCGCGCTGATCACCGGCGAGAGCGGCACTGGCAAGGAACTCGTCGCGCGCGCGCTGCACGAGAACTCCACGCGCAAGGACAAGCCCTTCATCAAGGTCAACTGTGCGGCGATCCCTCGAGATCTGATGGAAAGTGAGCTCTTCGGCTACGAGCGCGGTGCCTTCACCGGCGCCGTCTCTTCCAAGCCCGGGCGTTTCGAGCTGGCCAGTGGCGGAACGCTGTTCTTGGACGAGATCGGCAGCATTCCCGTGGAGATGCAGGTCAAGCTGCTCCGCGCGCTGCAGGAGAGCGAGTTCGAGCGGGTCGGGGGCGTCAAGACCTTGCGAGTGGACGTGCGCTTGGTGGCCGCCACGAACTCGGACCTCAAGCGCGAAATCGCCGCAGGTACGTTTCGCGAAGACCTGTTCTATCGCTTGAACGTCGTGCCGATTCGCTTGCCTTCGCTACGCGAGCGCGCCGAAGACATCGATCTGCTGGTCAAGTACTTCGTGGACAAGTTCAACCAGCGCCTGCACAAGAAGGTACGCACCATCTCCGATGAAGCCGCGGCGTTGCTTCGCGCCCACTCCTGGCCGGGCAACATCCGAGAGCTCGAGAACGTGATGGAGCGCGCCGTCCTCTTCTGCGACGGCGAAGTGATCACGGCCGCGGACTTGCCCACGGAGGTCAAGGATCGCACCGCCGGCCCGCCGCTGGCGGAGGTGGCGCATGAGGCCGACGCAGCTGGCGAAGGGGACGGCCTCAAGGAGCGCGTGAAGGCTGCGATGAGCCGGCTGGAACGCACGCTGATCGTCAAGGCCTTGGATCAGACCAACGGCAACGTGACCCACGCCGCCCGCATACTGAAGATCTCCCGCAAGGGTCTCCAGCTCAAGATGAAGGAGTTGGGGCTGCGCGAACGTGATGAAAAGCCGGAGTGA